The Acidobacteriota bacterium genome segment GCGAGGCAGCTGGGGCCAATGCGTACAGAATCTACGGGCGCGGGATCAAGATTCGTATTGGTTTGGCGGTTTCCAGGGTCGAGGTGAGTTATCCATTTGTGGCCGCCGTGCAACCACATGAGAGCTACCGGGCTGTCCGCCCGAATCGCCCACGCTTACTCAAAGGAGCAATCAACCTACTGAGTGCGATCTCAACCGGTCGCATTCTGAGGGCTGCTGGAATAATGGCTCTTCTTGCGCTTTTCGGCTTGTGGAGCTTTAGACGCACATGGTGGCGGACAAGCCATTGCCACACAACATACTCGGAATAAATTCCCCGTAGGTCCAATCCAGGAAATAATCAAGAGTGAACCCGTTCGATGAACGCGTTCACTTGCTTTGACTAGGAGGAAAACATGCAGGAAACACTGAATCAGGAAGTCGAATCGACGATCCGTACTTTCATTGACGTAAATGTCATCAACGGCGCCGCGTGGACATACAACAATGAGACACCACTCTTGGATGAATCGATCCTCGATTCGCTAGGAGTCGTCGATCTTGTGGAATTTTTACAGAAGCGCTTCAGGATCCGAATCCAGCAAGAGGAAGTCACTCGGAAGAATTTCCGGTCAGTCTCCACCATTGCTGCATTTGTCCGCGACAAAACAAGCCCCATGCATTCGTCCGTGTCCAACGGCAACTAACGGCGATCTGCTACAGCGCCGGCAAGGAGTATCCATGCGATTAATGAATTTCTATCAGCAGTGTCGAATCGCGAAGTACCGTCTGCTCTCTAACTGTGCGAATGTGGAAGGCAAGCCCACGATCCTGCAACCGGTCCACCTGGCAGGAAAAGGAACGATCCGCTTTAAAGGAAACGTAAAACTGGGTTGTTTTCCTTCAGCCTATTATCTTAGCGGCTACACCTACATCGAGGCCCGCACGGAGGAAGCTGTCATCGAGATTGGCGACGGCGTGTGGATGAATAACAACGTGGCAATCATCAGCAACGGCGCAGGCATCAAGATCGGTAACCGATCCATGCTAGGAACCCACGTGGAAATCCTCGATTCCGATTTCCACGATTTGCATCCGGACCGTCGTGGTGAGCCAGGTAAGTGCGCCAATGTCGAGATTGGCGAAAACGTCATGATCGGACCAAACGTCAAGATCTTCAAAGGTGTTCGCATCGGGAACAACTGCATTATTGCAAATGGTGCCGTGATCCGTCGTTCGGTTCCAGACAACATGCTCGCTTACGGAAATCCGGCTCGCCAAGGTTTCGGGCTCCTGCAGGACTAGAACTCCTCTAAATCCATGGCAACAGTGCAGGCGGTCGCTTCCATCCCTAAGACGGAAGCAGGACGGCAATCCTACGGTCGCATTCTGAAATCCTCTGCTCTCATCGGAGGATCGACCGCTGTCAACATGCTGTTCACCCTCGTCAGGACCAAAGCAATGGCACTGCTTCTCGGTCCCTCGGGCATCGGACTACTGGGCGTTTATAGTTCGATCGCCGACTTAGTCCGTAGTATCGCAGGCCTAGGAATCAATACCAGCGGCGTCAGGCAAATTGCAGAAGCCGTGGGAACCGGCGAGGCCGAGCGTGTCTCCTGTACGGTAATCACGCTTCGCCGGGTCGCCTTCTATTCGGGTTCGATGGGAGCTCTGCTGCTCATTTTGTTTTCCCGCCCGATTTCCTGGGTGACGTTTCATGATTACCAACACATCGGAACCATTGCCTCGCTTGGCATTGCTACCTTTCTTCTCGATATCTCTGATGCGCAGAGCGCTCTTGTTCAGGGAATGCGACGCATCACAGATCTCGCCAGGATCAATGTCTTCGGCGGTCTTTTTGCTGCCGCCGTCAGCATTGCCGTCGTCTATATGTGGCGGGAGAGAGGTATCGTCCCATGCTTGATCGCTACTGCCCTCATAAGCATTGCTACATCCTGGTGGTACGCCCACAAAATTAAAATCGAATCCATTCGTATCAGTTGGGGAAAAGCATTTCGCGAAGCATCTGAGCTCGTGAAACTTGGTTTCCTGGTGATGACAAATGGCCTGGCGACACTTGCTGCTGCATATGTGATTCGATTGTTCGTGTTGAGAACCTCCGGACTAAAGAGCGTTGGATACTATCAAGCCGCGTGGGGTGTTTCTGCGGTGTGCATAAGCTTCATCCTGCAAGCAATGGGAAGCGATTATTATCCGAGATTAACGGCCGTCTCGAATAATCGGAATGAGTGCAATCGTTTGATGAACGAACAAGTCGAAGTAGGAATGCTGATGGCCGCCCCAGCGATGCTGATCGGATTGAGTCTTGCACCGGTGGTGATGACGCTTCTCTATTCGGCGCGTTTCGGCGGAGCCGTAGAAATCTTCCGTTGGTTCTCGATTGGTATGTTCCTCCGCGTTATCACCTGGCCCATTGGCTACATCATTCTGGCAAAAGGCGAACGCAAAATATTCTTCTGCTCCGGCGTGCTCGCGAATTCGGTGTATTTGATCCTCGCATGGATAGGACTACGGACCCTCCATTTGACGGGTATTGGCGTTGCCTTTTTTGTCTTGCAGGTATTGCACAACCTGGCCATCTTCCTTGTGGCACGCCATCTCACTGGATTCACGTGGTCAGCTGCAAATGTGCGACTAGCAGCGATCATGCTGCCTTTACTCGGAATTGTTTTCGGAAGCTGGTATTTTTTATCTCCAATTCAGGTCGCGGTCTTAGGCACTCTGATCGGAATTCCAGCTGCGTACTATTCCCTCAAGACACTTTGTGGATTGCTTCCCTCGGAGCAACTACTCAGACCCACAAAGAAGCTCGGTCTGCTTTTGGGTTTTTCGCCCAGATAAAAACCCGATCCTCCCTCCTGCGGACTCACGCCACGAACTGAGCAAGAAGTCTGCCGAAAGCACTCGGCAAGTGCTGTCACAAGACAGCCCGACTTTCCTCCCACCCCATTACTCGCCTACTCCCTCCCTGTTCTCTCCCTAATCCTTCCTTCCCTTTGCTTTTTCTGCCTTGCGACCAAACCTGCAGAAGCGCAGCCATTTTGATCGATTCACCCGCCGGGCAGCTCGGTCTGCCTGTTAACTTAATTGCTGCGTCAAATTAAGGTCGGTAAGAAGCCTCGGAAGTTGCAAAGTCGATAGGCGTCGCGAGGACTGATTTTGAAGAGATACAACATCGCTGTCATTGAAGGTGACGGAATCGGACATGAGGTCGTGCCTGAAGGGCTGCGCGTTTTGGAAGCAGCCGGCAGAAAGTTTGACTTCGGTTTTGTTTGGAAGCACTTCGATTGGAGTTGCGAGCGCTTTGTCAAGACCGGCCGGATGATGCCGGAGGA includes the following:
- a CDS encoding acetyltransferase gives rise to the protein MRLMNFYQQCRIAKYRLLSNCANVEGKPTILQPVHLAGKGTIRFKGNVKLGCFPSAYYLSGYTYIEARTEEAVIEIGDGVWMNNNVAIISNGAGIKIGNRSMLGTHVEILDSDFHDLHPDRRGEPGKCANVEIGENVMIGPNVKIFKGVRIGNNCIIANGAVIRRSVPDNMLAYGNPARQGFGLLQD